Proteins found in one Melioribacteraceae bacterium 4301-Me genomic segment:
- a CDS encoding lysophospholipid acyltransferase family protein, which translates to MHIRDKIEFFLFLSLSKFFSILKLKRTRKFAKLFALFVYYCVPIRKKIVFSNLQKAFPSLSAKEISMIAKKNYFNIILTFFELMYFPYMKKEELLTLAECDELKLVIEKYNERKGLILITGHYGSWEIGAAWVGAKTNIPMYVMAKPQRNRYVTEWINKAREKFGNKVVPLGVSVREIYSVIKNGGLIGVVGDQRGPKEGLRVNFLGNETAVYSGTAQIAIKTNCPILVGLIERKADLNYKIFLYEINPLSLQGERTDDKVKMLNQKYFNLLEKHVKEHPEQWFWMHKIWKY; encoded by the coding sequence ATGCATATTAGAGATAAAATTGAATTTTTTCTTTTCTTATCATTATCAAAATTTTTTTCAATTCTTAAGTTAAAAAGAACGAGAAAATTTGCTAAACTTTTTGCACTTTTTGTCTATTACTGTGTACCTATAAGAAAAAAGATAGTTTTTTCTAATCTTCAAAAAGCCTTTCCTTCCCTTTCAGCAAAAGAGATTAGCATGATTGCAAAAAAAAATTATTTTAACATAATATTAACTTTTTTTGAGTTGATGTACTTCCCGTACATGAAAAAAGAAGAGTTGCTCACCTTAGCAGAATGTGATGAACTTAAATTGGTAATAGAAAAATACAATGAAAGGAAAGGATTGATTTTAATTACTGGTCACTATGGCAGCTGGGAAATTGGGGCAGCTTGGGTCGGTGCAAAAACGAATATTCCAATGTACGTAATGGCAAAGCCTCAGAGAAATAGATATGTTACAGAATGGATAAATAAAGCTAGAGAAAAATTTGGGAATAAAGTAGTTCCTTTAGGGGTTTCGGTAAGAGAAATTTACTCTGTAATTAAAAACGGTGGTTTAATTGGCGTGGTGGGTGACCAAAGAGGACCGAAAGAAGGATTAAGAGTTAATTTCTTAGGCAATGAAACTGCGGTTTACTCCGGTACTGCTCAAATAGCAATTAAAACAAATTGTCCTATTTTAGTAGGTTTAATAGAACGAAAGGCAGATTTGAATTACAAAATCTTTTTATACGAGATAAATCCATTATCTTTGCAAGGTGAAAGAACTGACGATAAAGTTAAAATGCTAAATCAAAAGTATTTTAATTTGCTTGAAAAACATGTTAAGGAACACCCTGAGCAATGGTTCTGGATGCACAAAATTTGGAAATATTAA
- the atpA gene encoding F0F1 ATP synthase subunit alpha, whose protein sequence is MAEVRPDEISAILRKQLAGFDNEVDIYDVGTVLQVGDGIARVYGLSKVMASELVEFPNNVMGMVLNLEEDSVGCVLFGESSLIKEGDIVKRTNRVASFPVGEKLLGRVVNPLGEPVDGKGPILHEKYMPIERKALGVISRQPVKEPLQTGITAIDAMIPIGRGQRELIIGDRQTGKTAIAVDTIINQKYTHSEEAKKYGIKPVYCIYVAIGQKNSTVAQVVAKLEENGAMEYTTVISAPASVPAPLQYIAPYAGATLGEYFRDSGRHALVIYDDLSKQAAAYRELSLLLRRPPGREAYPGDVFYLHSRLLERASKLNDELGGGSLTALPIIETQQGDVSAYIPTNVISITDGQIYLEPGLFNAGVRPAINVGISVSRVGGNAQIKAMKKVAGSLKLDLAQYRELEAFAKFGSDLDKATQRTLAKGARLVELLKQGQYSPVPVEKQVVSVFIGTNNYLETIDVKDVKKFEKEFLEYVDLKYPEIFEDIRTTKALNDNTIEKIKKAVEEFLERFKGTS, encoded by the coding sequence ATGGCTGAAGTTAGACCAGACGAAATATCAGCAATATTAAGAAAACAATTGGCTGGTTTTGACAACGAAGTAGATATTTATGATGTCGGTACAGTTCTTCAAGTTGGAGATGGCATAGCAAGAGTTTATGGATTGTCGAAAGTAATGGCAAGTGAATTAGTGGAGTTTCCTAATAACGTTATGGGTATGGTCTTAAACCTTGAAGAAGATAGTGTTGGCTGCGTGCTTTTTGGAGAGAGTTCACTAATTAAAGAAGGAGATATAGTTAAAAGGACTAATAGAGTAGCCTCTTTTCCTGTAGGTGAGAAACTACTTGGGAGAGTTGTCAATCCTTTGGGTGAACCGGTAGACGGTAAAGGCCCAATTCTACACGAAAAATATATGCCCATTGAAAGAAAGGCTTTGGGTGTTATTTCACGTCAACCAGTAAAAGAACCATTGCAAACAGGAATTACTGCGATTGATGCTATGATACCAATCGGAAGAGGGCAAAGAGAATTAATAATTGGAGACCGCCAGACAGGAAAAACTGCAATCGCAGTTGATACAATTATAAATCAAAAATATACCCATAGTGAAGAAGCTAAAAAATATGGTATAAAGCCTGTTTATTGTATTTACGTTGCAATTGGTCAAAAGAATTCGACAGTAGCACAAGTAGTAGCAAAATTGGAAGAAAACGGAGCAATGGAATATACAACTGTTATTAGTGCACCGGCTTCTGTACCAGCACCTCTTCAATACATAGCGCCTTATGCTGGAGCAACTTTGGGAGAATACTTTAGAGATTCTGGCCGCCATGCATTAGTAATTTATGACGACCTTTCCAAACAAGCTGCTGCTTACAGAGAACTTTCGCTTTTATTGAGAAGGCCACCAGGTAGAGAAGCATATCCCGGTGATGTCTTTTATTTACATTCAAGATTACTTGAAAGAGCTTCCAAACTTAATGATGAATTAGGCGGTGGTAGTTTAACAGCATTGCCTATCATTGAAACACAGCAAGGTGATGTTTCAGCTTATATACCCACAAATGTAATCTCGATAACAGATGGGCAGATTTATCTGGAGCCGGGTTTGTTTAATGCCGGTGTTAGACCTGCTATTAACGTAGGGATTTCTGTTTCCCGTGTGGGTGGTAATGCCCAAATAAAAGCAATGAAAAAAGTCGCCGGCTCATTAAAATTAGATTTAGCTCAATACAGAGAATTAGAAGCATTTGCTAAGTTCGGTTCCGACCTTGACAAGGCAACTCAAAGAACCTTAGCCAAGGGTGCTAGACTGGTTGAATTGTTAAAGCAAGGTCAATATTCGCCAGTTCCGGTAGAAAAACAAGTTGTTAGCGTTTTTATTGGGACGAACAATTACCTTGAAACAATTGATGTAAAAGACGTAAAAAAATTTGAAAAAGAATTCTTAGAATACGTTGATTTGAAATATCCCGAAATCTTTGAGGATATTAGAACAACAAAAGCATTAAATGATAATACTATTGAAAAAATTAAAAAGGCAGTTGAAGAGTTTTTAGAAAGATTTAAAGGAACAAGTTAA
- a CDS encoding polymer-forming cytoskeletal protein has protein sequence MAQKHEINSPEDVSILSHGVKIEGNLSSEGNVRIDGVILGNVTVNGNLTIGETSEIKGEIKAKNITNSGKLEGTVSALNKLKLESKSVLKGDIICRTLVIEEGAFFFGNSKMNRDEKADDEK, from the coding sequence ATGGCACAAAAACATGAAATTAACTCACCTGAAGATGTTAGTATTTTAAGTCACGGAGTAAAAATTGAAGGTAATTTATCAAGCGAGGGAAATGTAAGGATTGATGGCGTTATCCTAGGTAATGTAACTGTAAACGGGAATTTAACAATTGGAGAAACATCCGAAATAAAAGGAGAAATTAAAGCAAAAAATATAACCAACAGTGGTAAACTTGAAGGTACGGTAAGTGCTTTAAATAAACTTAAGTTGGAATCTAAATCTGTTCTTAAAGGCGATATCATTTGTCGCACTCTTGTAATAGAAGAAGGTGCTTTCTTTTTCGGTAATAGTAAGATGAATCGTGATGAAAAAGCAGATGATGAAAAATAA
- a CDS encoding glycosyltransferase family 9 protein — MIKRILVIQTAFLGDAILTLPLIQKIAEKYPNSNIDVVAIPSTEIIFRSSPFVKSVIVLDKKGEHKSIFGIINFAHKLKAEKYEIVYSPHRSFRTSLIVFFSGIRNSVGFDTASLSFVYKNRVKYDYNSHEVKRNLNLLNNESDDWKILPIVNIRQDVKVKIKEIILSKTNKQIACVAPGSVWKTKIYPEKYFYEIISFLTNKNFFVFLIGSNEDEVLCKNLERKFDENVFSVAGLLNVVETIELLRNSRILICNDSAPTHMGVAADISVLTLYCSTIKEFGFYPYNQKGQWLSYDNLQCKPCGIHGREKCPIETFDCGYNLKPSAVIDKISIMLNV, encoded by the coding sequence ATGATTAAAAGAATTTTGGTAATTCAGACTGCCTTTTTGGGTGATGCTATTTTAACTTTACCATTAATCCAAAAAATTGCAGAAAAATATCCAAATTCTAATATTGATGTTGTTGCTATCCCATCTACTGAAATTATTTTCAGAAGTAGTCCTTTTGTTAAATCTGTTATTGTGCTGGATAAAAAGGGAGAACATAAATCAATTTTTGGCATCATTAATTTTGCACACAAACTAAAAGCAGAGAAATACGAAATTGTCTACTCACCGCATAGGTCGTTTAGAACCTCTCTTATAGTATTTTTTTCCGGTATTAGAAATTCAGTTGGATTTGATACTGCATCTTTAAGCTTCGTTTATAAAAACAGAGTAAAGTATGATTACAATAGTCACGAAGTAAAAAGAAATTTGAATCTTCTTAATAATGAAAGTGATGATTGGAAAATTTTACCAATAGTTAACATAAGACAAGACGTTAAAGTAAAAATAAAAGAAATTATTTTATCAAAGACTAACAAACAAATTGCATGTGTGGCACCAGGTTCTGTCTGGAAAACAAAAATTTATCCCGAAAAATATTTTTATGAAATAATTAGTTTTTTAACCAACAAAAATTTTTTTGTTTTCCTGATAGGAAGTAATGAAGATGAGGTGCTGTGCAAAAATTTGGAAAGAAAATTTGACGAAAATGTTTTTTCTGTAGCCGGTTTACTTAATGTTGTAGAAACAATAGAACTTTTAAGAAATTCAAGAATATTGATTTGCAACGACAGCGCCCCAACTCATATGGGAGTTGCAGCGGATATTTCTGTACTTACATTATATTGCTCTACAATTAAAGAATTTGGTTTTTATCCATACAATCAAAAAGGTCAATGGCTTAGTTATGATAATTTGCAATGTAAACCTTGCGGCATACATGGAAGGGAAAAATGCCCGATCGAGACTTTTGATTGTGGTTATAATTTAAAACCTTCAGCCGTAATCGATAAAATTAGCATTATGCTCAATGTGTAA
- a CDS encoding peptidoglycan DD-metalloendopeptidase family protein gives MNLREIKKAAVYVTPNFSSLTTKRYKVSLLRLFAYLVVYSLLVMFIFFMILFLTPLKNTLYMFDSSQLKTEKARIEELEKQITFLTRQLESMASENQKLKYAIMLGKADTLDSTSAIYDSLRSYHNQKLKIGGNLYEAFITLMNKIFHSTNLDSQEVFLNPATGIIIQYFDPDKGHFGIDYGLKIGTPIYASIGGLIIFADYLTTDGYVIMIQHKNGYITIYKHCSLLLKRTREFVNQGELIALSGNSGSNTTGPHLHFEIWKDGKPIDPLSVITK, from the coding sequence TTGAACCTAAGAGAAATTAAAAAGGCTGCTGTATATGTAACGCCTAATTTTTCTTCACTTACCACTAAAAGATATAAAGTGAGTTTATTGAGGCTGTTTGCTTATTTGGTCGTATATAGTTTATTAGTTATGTTCATTTTTTTTATGATACTGTTTTTGACCCCACTTAAAAATACCTTATATATGTTTGACAGCAGCCAATTGAAGACCGAAAAAGCTCGAATTGAAGAATTAGAAAAACAGATAACATTTCTTACGCGTCAATTAGAGTCAATGGCATCTGAAAATCAAAAGTTAAAATATGCAATTATGTTAGGGAAAGCCGATACGTTAGACTCTACTTCAGCAATTTATGATTCATTGCGAAGTTATCATAATCAAAAATTAAAAATAGGGGGTAATCTATACGAAGCTTTCATCACATTAATGAATAAAATTTTTCACAGCACAAACTTAGATAGTCAAGAAGTTTTTTTGAACCCAGCTACGGGAATAATTATTCAATATTTTGATCCTGATAAAGGTCATTTTGGAATTGATTATGGTTTGAAAATTGGAACGCCTATATATGCATCGATAGGCGGTTTGATTATTTTTGCTGATTATTTGACAACTGATGGTTATGTTATAATGATTCAACATAAAAACGGCTACATTACAATTTACAAACATTGTTCATTATTGCTAAAAAGAACACGAGAATTTGTTAATCAAGGGGAATTAATAGCTTTGAGTGGTAATTCTGGTAGCAATACTACTGGTCCCCATTTACATTTTGAAATTTGGAAAGACGGTAAACCAATTGACCCACTTTCAGTTATAACAAAGTAA
- a CDS encoding AtpZ/AtpI family protein yields the protein MYDEEKPIKKFSDVYKQLGPYLGLGTQLAATIILMFFLGRWLDEKFNTSPILMIVFSFLGGFAGIYNFVKTVLKLNEKNKLEK from the coding sequence ATGTATGATGAGGAGAAACCGATTAAAAAATTTTCCGATGTTTATAAGCAATTGGGGCCTTATTTAGGCTTAGGGACTCAATTAGCCGCTACTATAATTTTAATGTTCTTTCTCGGCAGATGGCTTGATGAAAAGTTTAATACATCACCAATACTGATGATTGTATTTTCTTTTTTAGGTGGATTTGCAGGCATTTATAATTTTGTTAAAACCGTTCTAAAATTAAACGAAAAAAATAAGCTTGAGAAATGA
- a CDS encoding GWxTD domain-containing protein, whose translation MNTKLLSFLLLLFFSNSLFSQKELSFDFDYAKFNYNRDTVYMEFYYSLNPRDMVLKKAQSGYLFDAIVHIEIKNLGTNEYLLNKDWSIKSVVEDTTTNYLSKNLMGLFGILIPRGKYSVVVSAKDKENESLNKIINEVVVVEPYSSEKYSISDIELASNIKTDGADPNSLFYKNTYEVIPNPTMVFTNHSPVMFYYDELYNLKLTKPEQKFRLDKFLVNSLGKTIYQSFKYVNQSDKSVVDVGVINLSKYPTDSYTLLLSLVDTVTNQAFVSSKRFYLYNPNVVDTTQRMYAGESYISSEFAVMTAQECDKMFDEAKYIATKKEIEQYSKIDSLNGKREFLFKFWKVRDTNPETPQNEFKEEYMRRVEYANKHFGYANREGYKSDRGRVYLLYGEPDQKDFFPNEPNVKPYETWYYNSIEGGVIFNFGDLTGFNNYQLLNSTKKGEIQDPNWMQQLTVH comes from the coding sequence ATGAATACAAAACTACTTTCTTTTCTATTATTACTTTTTTTTAGCAATAGTTTATTCTCACAAAAAGAACTGTCATTTGATTTTGACTATGCTAAATTTAATTACAATAGGGATACAGTTTATATGGAGTTTTACTACAGCTTAAATCCACGAGATATGGTTTTGAAAAAAGCGCAATCAGGTTATTTGTTCGATGCTATTGTACACATTGAAATTAAGAATTTAGGTACAAATGAATATTTATTAAATAAGGACTGGTCAATTAAATCAGTTGTGGAAGATACAACTACTAATTATTTGTCAAAAAATTTAATGGGTTTATTCGGGATATTAATTCCAAGGGGTAAGTATTCAGTAGTAGTTTCTGCTAAAGACAAGGAGAACGAGTCATTAAATAAAATTATAAATGAAGTTGTGGTTGTAGAACCATATAGTAGTGAAAAATATTCAATAAGTGATATTGAATTAGCAAGCAACATCAAAACAGATGGTGCTGATCCAAATTCGCTTTTTTATAAAAATACTTATGAAGTTATACCCAACCCAACTATGGTATTTACGAACCACTCACCTGTAATGTTTTATTATGATGAGCTGTACAATTTAAAGTTAACTAAGCCAGAGCAAAAGTTTAGATTGGATAAATTCTTAGTTAATAGTTTGGGCAAAACGATATATCAATCATTTAAATATGTTAATCAAAGTGATAAGTCAGTAGTTGATGTAGGTGTAATTAACCTTTCAAAATATCCTACTGATTCATATACATTATTATTAAGTTTAGTTGACACAGTTACAAATCAAGCCTTTGTTTCATCGAAAAGATTTTATTTATACAATCCTAATGTTGTTGATACAACACAAAGAATGTATGCTGGTGAATCCTACATATCAAGTGAATTTGCTGTTATGACTGCCCAAGAATGTGATAAGATGTTTGATGAGGCCAAATATATAGCTACAAAAAAAGAAATTGAACAGTACTCTAAAATCGATTCTCTTAACGGTAAAAGAGAGTTTTTATTTAAATTTTGGAAAGTTAGAGATACAAATCCAGAAACCCCTCAAAATGAATTTAAAGAAGAATATATGAGAAGAGTTGAATATGCAAATAAACATTTTGGTTACGCAAATAGAGAGGGTTATAAATCTGATAGAGGCAGAGTATATTTGTTATATGGAGAGCCTGACCAAAAAGATTTCTTCCCCAATGAACCTAATGTGAAACCTTATGAGACTTGGTATTATAACTCAATTGAAGGTGGTGTAATTTTCAATTTTGGTGATTTAACGGGATTTAATAATTATCAACTATTAAACTCTACAAAGAAAGGGGAAATCCAGGACCCAAACTGGATGCAACAATTAACCGTACATTAA
- the atpG gene encoding ATP synthase F1 subunit gamma, which produces MATLRDIKRRITGVSNIQQITRAMKMIAAVQLRKAQENIINARPYARKINEVINHLLSVEKNVSNELLQQRKYERVAIVVITSDRGMCGAFNMNVIRTVEELVSKEYKEFYNNKNLELYCVGKKGFDYFSKRNYLISESYLGLFSHLNFESAVKIVHDLKLKYLNHQFDNVILVFNEFKSVIQQNILIEQLLPIKPGHSINNQKFVDYIYEPNKIEIINSLLPKKLNIQLWRALLESFAAELGARMTAMDMATENAKELIRTLRLTYNKERQASITKEIIEIVSGANAMKES; this is translated from the coding sequence ATGGCTACTTTAAGAGATATAAAAAGAAGAATAACAGGCGTGAGCAATATTCAACAAATTACTCGCGCGATGAAAATGATAGCTGCTGTTCAATTGCGCAAGGCTCAAGAAAATATTATTAATGCGCGTCCATATGCAAGAAAAATTAATGAGGTAATCAATCATCTTTTATCCGTCGAGAAAAATGTTAGTAATGAGTTACTTCAACAGAGAAAGTACGAAAGAGTTGCAATTGTAGTTATAACATCCGATAGAGGCATGTGCGGTGCTTTTAATATGAATGTTATTCGTACTGTTGAAGAATTAGTTTCAAAAGAATACAAAGAATTTTACAACAATAAAAATCTAGAACTTTACTGCGTGGGTAAAAAAGGCTTCGACTATTTTTCCAAAAGAAACTATCTAATTAGTGAATCTTATTTGGGGTTGTTTTCTCATCTAAATTTTGAATCAGCTGTGAAAATTGTTCATGATCTTAAATTAAAATATCTCAATCACCAATTTGATAATGTTATTCTAGTGTTCAATGAATTTAAGTCGGTAATACAACAAAACATTCTAATAGAACAATTGCTGCCTATAAAACCCGGTCATTCAATTAATAACCAAAAATTTGTCGATTATATTTATGAGCCTAATAAAATTGAGATTATCAATTCTTTACTGCCCAAAAAACTTAACATTCAACTTTGGCGTGCGTTGTTAGAATCTTTTGCTGCAGAATTAGGGGCAAGGATGACTGCAATGGATATGGCAACAGAAAATGCTAAAGAATTAATTAGAACTCTTAGACTCACATACAATAAAGAGCGTCAGGCTTCAATAACTAAAGAGATTATCGAGATTGTTTCGGGTGCAAATGCTATGAAAGAAAGTTAA
- the atpB gene encoding F0F1 ATP synthase subunit A: MYYEAINKTAEAVQNTAESSRGAGWIMHHILDARDLDLSPFGVVHLPQINLLGLDISITKHVVFMWLATIILIIVFIITAKSYKKSLVPKGLTNLLEVVVVFVRDEIAKPTIGSGYQKFLPYLLSIFFFILTCNLLGLIPYGSTATSNIAVTATLATISFLFIQIGGMMKNGVIGYFKGLIPHGIPFWLIPIMAVVELLGLFTKPFALAVRLFANMTAGHTVIMALIGLIFILHTYFVAPVSVSFALFISLLEILVALIQAYIFTMLSSLFIGMAVHQEH, translated from the coding sequence ATGTATTACGAAGCAATAAATAAAACAGCTGAAGCTGTACAAAATACTGCGGAAAGTAGCCGTGGTGCTGGCTGGATAATGCATCATATTCTTGATGCAAGGGATCTGGATCTGTCGCCATTTGGAGTTGTTCATTTGCCTCAAATTAACTTACTTGGGCTTGATATCTCGATAACGAAGCATGTTGTTTTCATGTGGCTTGCAACAATTATTTTAATTATTGTTTTTATCATTACAGCTAAGTCATATAAGAAATCTTTAGTGCCTAAGGGGTTAACCAATTTATTAGAAGTTGTTGTTGTATTTGTGCGAGACGAAATAGCCAAACCAACTATTGGATCCGGGTATCAGAAATTTCTTCCTTATTTATTAAGCATCTTCTTTTTTATACTCACTTGTAATTTACTTGGGTTAATTCCATACGGTTCTACAGCCACAAGCAACATTGCAGTAACGGCCACGTTAGCAACAATTTCATTTCTATTTATTCAAATAGGTGGGATGATGAAAAATGGTGTGATTGGATATTTTAAAGGTCTTATCCCGCATGGTATACCATTTTGGCTTATACCAATAATGGCAGTGGTAGAGTTACTTGGATTGTTTACAAAGCCGTTTGCTTTGGCAGTACGTCTTTTTGCAAACATGACGGCTGGCCACACGGTTATTATGGCATTGATAGGTTTAATTTTTATTTTGCATACATACTTTGTTGCACCGGTATCGGTGTCTTTTGCTTTATTTATTAGTCTGCTTGAAATTTTAGTTGCGTTAATTCAAGCATATATTTTTACAATGCTGTCTTCCTTGTTTATAGGAATGGCAGTTCACCAAGAACATTAA
- the atpF gene encoding F0F1 ATP synthase subunit B, which produces MGSPLDINPGVIFWTTVTFILLFFVLKKFAWKPILNSLEVREKFIKDSLEAAEKAKQEAEKLIKENKVNLSKAEQEAQKIIEESRANAEKLRNQILEESKQHAKKLVADAQAEIERKNQEAFVSLKNQVAEIAINAAEKIIRENLDKEKQLKIVQKYLEELPKN; this is translated from the coding sequence ATGGGCAGTCCCTTGGATATTAATCCTGGAGTAATATTTTGGACTACGGTAACATTTATTTTATTGTTTTTTGTCCTCAAAAAATTTGCTTGGAAACCTATCTTAAACTCACTTGAAGTAAGAGAAAAGTTCATTAAAGATTCTTTAGAAGCAGCTGAGAAAGCAAAGCAAGAAGCAGAAAAGCTTATAAAAGAAAATAAAGTAAATTTATCGAAGGCTGAACAAGAAGCACAAAAAATAATTGAGGAAAGTCGCGCTAATGCCGAGAAACTTCGTAATCAAATACTTGAGGAAAGCAAGCAGCATGCTAAGAAATTAGTGGCCGATGCACAAGCAGAAATTGAAAGGAAAAATCAAGAGGCTTTCGTAAGCTTAAAAAATCAAGTTGCTGAAATTGCTATAAATGCTGCAGAAAAAATTATCCGCGAAAATCTTGATAAGGAAAAGCAACTTAAAATTGTTCAAAAATATTTAGAGGAATTACCTAAAAATTAG
- the atpE gene encoding ATP synthase F0 subunit C produces the protein MEFAYLAAGFGAGLTIIGGAYGIGKLASSAMEASGRQPEAAGDIRTSMIIAAALIEGISLFALVICILLALK, from the coding sequence ATGGAATTTGCATATTTAGCAGCTGGCTTTGGAGCCGGATTAACAATTATTGGTGGTGCATATGGAATTGGCAAACTTGCAAGTTCTGCTATGGAAGCAAGTGGCCGCCAGCCAGAAGCAGCAGGTGATATTAGAACTTCGATGATTATCGCAGCAGCTTTAATCGAAGGTATTTCACTGTTTGCTCTTGTTATATGTATCCTTTTAGCTCTTAAATAA
- the atpH gene encoding ATP synthase F1 subunit delta, translating into MGSFRIADRYAKSLMKLADEKKSLAVISDDADLIYNTLKSSRDLRVALKSPVVNQITKANILSEIFKDKVSTDSLNFMRFIVDKNREEFLFDIFARFTELRDARMGILRAKVTSAVELSESIKMEIKTRIENFTKKAVNLDFDVDKNLIGGFWIKINDTIYDASIIHRLSLLRKAFLEQIIVTNN; encoded by the coding sequence ATGGGCTCATTTAGAATTGCCGATAGGTATGCAAAATCGTTGATGAAACTTGCCGACGAAAAAAAATCGCTGGCTGTTATTTCTGACGACGCTGATTTGATTTATAATACATTAAAGAGTTCAAGGGATTTAAGAGTTGCACTAAAAAGCCCGGTTGTCAATCAAATAACAAAAGCTAATATCCTGTCTGAAATTTTTAAAGACAAAGTAAGTACCGATTCATTAAATTTTATGAGATTTATAGTAGATAAAAATAGGGAGGAATTTTTATTTGATATTTTTGCCAGGTTTACTGAATTAAGAGATGCAAGGATGGGTATTCTTAGGGCAAAAGTAACTTCTGCTGTAGAATTGTCAGAATCAATTAAAATGGAAATTAAAACAAGAATTGAAAATTTTACGAAAAAGGCAGTTAATTTAGATTTTGATGTGGATAAAAATTTAATCGGTGGTTTTTGGATTAAAATTAACGATACAATTTATGATGCTTCTATTATTCATAGATTAAGTTTGTTAAGAAAAGCTTTCCTTGAACAAATAATTGTGACAAATAATTAA